A single window of Vicinamibacterales bacterium DNA harbors:
- a CDS encoding Ig-like domain-containing protein: protein MAGSSSFIAPSSVTINASGADIWGASDQFHFAYIPVSGNVDVRIRVDSVPATSTWAKVGVMVRASLQANAAHGFALVSYSKGLAFQRRPTTGALSVHTAGELAYAPRWVRLVRLDNLVTAYSSTDGITWRTIGSDTIQLGATAYVGIAATSRNTFAAGAFRVSQVTMTVPSALPGGQASADIGQPALKGSAAFANGTYTLTAAGVDIWGTSDQFHYVYQQASGDIDVKVRVASISYADPWSKAGVMIRASLDANAAHGLALMSAGKGSAFQRRNVTGGLTVHTTGATAAPPGWVRLKRSGSLVTAYRSADGVNWVAIGSDSIVLPDQVYVGIAATSHNATAATTAKLDTFSVVESAPVNNPPVVSIAASGSVFTAPASITLTATASDPENQLARVEFYSGTTLLGSDSAAPYTVTVSGVAAGVYGFRAVAYDAQGASGTSSTISVTVGVPATPIKLAFTTTSTEMAKATDYVLEFFAAGADPATATAIVRQSLGKPALDATGTATVDITTLFNSLAAGNYLATVSAVWSGGVSRSAAISFTK, encoded by the coding sequence GTGGCCGGGTCGTCCTCGTTCATCGCGCCAAGCTCCGTGACGATCAACGCGTCCGGCGCGGACATCTGGGGCGCGAGCGACCAGTTTCACTTCGCCTACATTCCGGTTTCCGGCAACGTCGACGTCCGCATCCGGGTCGACAGCGTTCCGGCGACCTCCACGTGGGCAAAGGTCGGCGTGATGGTGCGCGCCTCGCTGCAGGCGAATGCCGCGCATGGCTTCGCGCTCGTGTCGTACTCGAAGGGGCTCGCCTTCCAGCGGCGTCCCACGACCGGCGCGTTGAGCGTCCACACCGCCGGCGAGCTGGCGTACGCGCCGCGCTGGGTCCGGCTCGTCCGCCTGGACAATCTGGTCACGGCGTACTCCTCGACCGACGGCATCACCTGGCGCACGATCGGCAGCGACACGATTCAGCTCGGGGCCACTGCCTACGTCGGCATCGCGGCCACGAGCCGCAATACTTTCGCCGCCGGCGCGTTCAGGGTGTCGCAGGTCACGATGACGGTGCCCTCCGCGCTGCCGGGCGGACAGGCGAGCGCCGACATCGGGCAGCCGGCACTGAAGGGCAGCGCCGCGTTCGCCAACGGGACCTACACCCTCACCGCGGCGGGTGTCGACATCTGGGGCACGTCGGATCAGTTCCACTACGTCTATCAGCAGGCCTCAGGCGACATCGACGTGAAGGTGCGCGTGGCATCGATCAGCTACGCCGATCCGTGGTCGAAAGCGGGCGTCATGATCCGGGCGTCGCTCGATGCCAATGCCGCGCACGGGCTCGCGCTGATGTCGGCCGGGAAGGGGTCCGCGTTCCAGCGCCGCAACGTGACCGGCGGCCTCACGGTGCATACGACCGGGGCCACTGCGGCGCCGCCCGGGTGGGTGCGGTTGAAGCGCAGCGGCAGCCTCGTGACCGCCTACCGGTCGGCCGACGGCGTGAACTGGGTTGCGATCGGTTCCGACTCGATCGTGCTGCCCGATCAGGTGTACGTCGGGATCGCGGCGACCAGCCACAACGCGACCGCGGCGACCACCGCGAAGCTCGACACCTTCTCGGTCGTCGAGAGCGCGCCCGTGAACAATCCGCCCGTGGTCTCCATCGCCGCCAGCGGCTCGGTGTTCACCGCTCCGGCATCGATCACGCTGACGGCAACGGCCAGCGACCCTGAGAACCAGCTCGCGCGCGTCGAGTTCTATTCGGGGACGACGCTGCTCGGCTCCGACAGTGCCGCGCCATATACGGTGACCGTGTCGGGCGTGGCCGCGGGCGTGTACGGATTCCGCGCCGTGGCCTACGACGCGCAAGGCGCATCCGGCACGTCGTCGACGATCAGCGTGACGGTCGGCGTCCCGGCCACCCCGATCAAGCTGGCGTTCACCACCACGAGCACGGAGATGGCGAAGGCGACGGACTACGTGCTCGAGTTCTTCGCCGCGGGCGCGGATCCCGCCACGGCAACCGCGATCGTCCGGCAGTCGCTGGGCAAGCCGGCGCTCGACGCCACCGGCACTGCGACGGTCGACATCACGACGCTGTTCAACAGCCTGGCTGCGGGGAACTATCTGGCGACGGTCAGCGCCGTCTGGTCGGGGGGCGTGTCGCGCAGCGCCGCCATCTCGTTCACCAAGTAG
- a CDS encoding succinate dehydrogenase/fumarate reductase iron-sulfur subunit — protein MRINLRVWRQPGPNKPGKLVEYTAPSVSPDMSFLEMLDVVNEGLIAKGEDPIAFDSDCREGICGTCGFMIDGLAHGPMRATTVCQLHMRSFKDGDTLTLEPWRARAFPIVKDLVVDRSALDRIIQAGGYTSVNVGGAQDGNAILIPKPTVEQAMDAAQCIQCGACVAACKNASAALFTSAKISHLGLLPQGQIERSTRVVRMVARHDAEGFGSCSNEGECEAVCPKEISITNIARMNRDYFAATLIRGGR, from the coding sequence ATGCGAATCAACCTCAGAGTCTGGCGTCAGCCCGGCCCGAACAAGCCCGGCAAACTGGTGGAATACACCGCACCGAGCGTGTCGCCGGACATGTCGTTCCTCGAGATGCTCGACGTCGTCAACGAGGGACTGATCGCGAAGGGCGAGGATCCGATCGCGTTCGATTCGGACTGCCGCGAGGGGATCTGCGGGACCTGCGGCTTCATGATCGACGGCCTGGCGCACGGCCCGATGCGCGCCACCACCGTGTGTCAGCTGCACATGCGCTCGTTCAAGGACGGCGACACGCTGACGCTCGAGCCGTGGCGGGCGCGCGCCTTTCCGATCGTCAAGGACCTGGTGGTCGATCGCAGCGCGCTGGATCGGATCATTCAGGCGGGCGGGTATACCTCCGTCAACGTCGGCGGCGCGCAGGACGGCAACGCCATCCTGATCCCCAAGCCGACGGTCGAGCAGGCGATGGATGCGGCGCAGTGCATCCAGTGCGGCGCCTGTGTCGCCGCCTGCAAGAACGCGTCGGCGGCGCTGTTCACCTCCGCCAAGATCTCGCACCTCGGACTGCTGCCTCAGGGGCAGATCGAGCGCTCTACCCGGGTCGTCCGCATGGTGGCGCGGCACGATGCCGAAGGGTTCGGCAGCTGCTCGAACGAGGGGGAATGCGAGGCCGTCTGCCCGAAAGAGATCTCGATCACCAACATCGCCCGGATGAACCGCGACTACTTCGCCGCGACGCTCATCCGGGGCGGCCGCTGA